A portion of the Gossypium arboreum isolate Shixiya-1 chromosome 8, ASM2569848v2, whole genome shotgun sequence genome contains these proteins:
- the LOC128296584 gene encoding uncharacterized protein LOC128296584, whose product MHFLLSTLKIAYVLDTLRPEETENESVATTRERQKWDNTDYMCMGHILNGLSDGLFDTYQNEDIAKELWGKLETRYMTEDVTSKKFLTSHFNNYQMVDGHSVMEQFHDIEKMLNQFKQYDMKMDEMIVVSFIIDKLPPSWKDFKRSLKHKKEEISLEALANHLRIEEEYRKQIRI is encoded by the coding sequence ATGcacttcttattatcaactttgaagATTGCTTATGTTTTGGATACTCTAAGACCTGAAGAGACTGAAAATGAATCTGTTGCTACAACCCGAGAAAGACAAAAATGGGACAATACTGATTACATGTGCATGGGCCACATATTGAATGGTTTATCTGATGGTTTGTTCGACACCTACCAAAACGAGGACATTGCTAAAGAATTATGGGGCAAATTGGAGACAAGATACATGACCGAAGATGTTACAAGTAAGAAATTTCTTACCAGTCAtttcaataattatcaaatgGTTGATGGTCATTCTGTTATGGAACAATTCCATGATATTGAAAAGATGCTGAATCAATTCaagcaatatgatatgaaaatggatgaaatgatTGTTGTATCCTTCATAATAGACAAACTTCCTCCATCTTGGAAAGACTTTAAAAGAAGtctaaaacataagaaagagGAAATATCTCTTGAGGCTTTGGCAAATCATCTTCGTATTGAAGAAGAATATCGAAAGCAGATCAgaatataa
- the LOC108468973 gene encoding protein STAY-GREEN homolog, chloroplastic-like: protein MGTLSFAPILPTKPRPSVFEQNQSPFVSRRRSKKKNLPIVPVARLFGPAIFEASKLKVLFLGVDEKKHPGKLPRTYTLTHSDITSKLTLAISQTINNSQLQGWANKLYRDEVVAEWKKVKGKMSLHVHCHISGGHFLLDLCARLRYFIFCNELPVVLKAFVHGDGNLLKNYPELQEALVWVYFHSNIPEFNKVECWGPLVEAGSQQGGTKQEILASNWELPRPCPDNCDCCFPPMSLIPWSQELPHQNEKHHGSQSTAAVASTNLET from the exons ATGGGAACTTTGAGTTTTGCTCCGATTCTGCCTACAAAGCCAAGACCTTCAGTCTTTGAACAAAACCAGTCTCCTTTTGTTTCAAGAAGAAGATCCAAGAAGAAGAATCTACCTATTGTTCCT GTAGCAAGGTTGTTTGGGCCAGCTATATTCGAGGCATCAAAGCTAAAAGTTCTGTTTTTAGGAGTGGATGAGAAGAAGCACCCAGGGAAGCTTCCCAGAACTTATACACTTACACATAGTGATATAACATCGAAACTTACCTTAGCGATCTCACAAACAATTAACAACTCTCAG TTGCAGGGTTGGGCGAACAAATTATACAGGGACGAAGTAGTGGCTGAATGGAAGAAAGTGAAGGGAAAAATGTCACTACACGTCCATTGTCACATAAGCGGGGGCCATTTCCTCTTGGACTTGTGTGCTAGACTTAGATACTTCATCTTCTGCAATGAACTACCCGTG gtactgAAGGCGTTTGTCCATGGAGACGGGAATTTGCTAAAGAACTACCCAGAATTACAGGAAGCATTGGTATGGGTTTATTTTCACTCAAACATTCCGGAATTCAACAAAGTAGAGTGTTGGGGTCCACTAGTGGAAGCTGGGTCCCAACAAGGAGGGACAAAGCAAGAAATATTGGCAAGTAACTGGGAACTGCCTCGTCCATGTCCAGACAACTGTGACTGTTGTTTTCCACCGATGAGTTTGATCCCATGGTCACAAGAGCTTCCCCACCAAAATGAAAAACATCATGGGTCCCAGTCAACTGCAGCGGTTGCGTCTACTAATCTGGAAACTTGA